A DNA window from Comamonas fluminis contains the following coding sequences:
- a CDS encoding flagellin encodes MTTTMQRLSSGLRVNSAKDDAAGLAISERMNTQVRGMAVASRNANDGISLSQVAEGAMQKLTDILQRSRELAVQAANGTNSSSDRQALDSERAQLLQEFARIASTSNFNGQKLIDGSFMAQSFQVGANAGEVIGVNLPSLQAPNLGAYGWPLQQSPSTNSYAIARGNDEMVPAGDLVLRDKPIAIERNESMASIAQKINDAGFDPKIYAQASTSVLLAINTTLPPSTPPVTVTLKLVAGDDLAKAQSVSFTWDHANPDVAGIKQAINAVSAQTGVRAEDGRPYTDNVRLVNDAGETIRVLNDSAPGVSMFIRHNLGAGNGWTNGVTVPGANGAGVLGAGAHDIQVQGNLAMMSEDPFDMDGGDYDLDGDPTGPFPAMQWTVQKFKLTDARLDTAEHARQALTIYDAALRQVTSARAAVGAVQSRFESVIANIDIASENMAASRSRIVDAYYAVETAKLAQQQILQDAGTAMLAQAHSVVAEQALALLKDV; translated from the coding sequence TTGACTACTACCATGCAGCGCCTGTCTTCGGGCCTGCGTGTCAACAGTGCCAAGGACGACGCTGCAGGCTTGGCCATCAGCGAGCGCATGAACACCCAGGTGCGGGGTATGGCCGTAGCCAGCCGCAACGCCAACGACGGGATCTCTCTGTCCCAAGTGGCCGAAGGTGCGATGCAAAAGCTCACGGACATTTTGCAACGCAGCCGTGAACTGGCCGTGCAAGCGGCCAACGGAACCAATTCCAGCAGCGACCGCCAAGCTTTGGACAGTGAACGTGCGCAGTTGCTGCAGGAGTTTGCGCGAATCGCCAGCACCAGCAATTTCAATGGGCAAAAGTTGATTGACGGCAGCTTTATGGCACAGAGCTTTCAGGTGGGAGCGAATGCTGGGGAAGTGATCGGCGTGAACTTGCCTTCATTGCAAGCACCGAACCTTGGTGCCTATGGCTGGCCGCTACAGCAAAGCCCCAGTACCAACAGCTATGCGATTGCCCGAGGTAATGACGAAATGGTGCCCGCTGGCGACTTGGTGCTGCGCGACAAACCTATTGCTATTGAGCGCAATGAAAGCATGGCATCGATTGCGCAGAAGATCAACGATGCCGGGTTTGATCCCAAAATTTACGCCCAGGCCAGCACCAGTGTTTTGCTGGCAATCAACACGACGCTGCCACCTTCCACTCCACCCGTTACTGTCACGCTGAAGCTGGTAGCGGGTGATGACTTGGCCAAAGCGCAGTCAGTTTCTTTCACCTGGGATCATGCCAACCCTGATGTCGCAGGCATCAAGCAAGCGATTAACGCTGTCAGCGCTCAAACCGGCGTGCGGGCAGAGGATGGGCGGCCTTACACGGATAACGTGCGCCTGGTCAACGACGCAGGGGAAACGATCCGGGTACTCAACGATTCAGCACCTGGCGTAAGCATGTTCATTCGTCACAACCTAGGTGCAGGCAATGGGTGGACCAATGGTGTGACAGTGCCAGGCGCCAATGGTGCGGGCGTCTTAGGCGCAGGTGCCCATGACATTCAAGTGCAGGGCAACTTGGCGATGATGTCCGAAGACCCGTTCGATATGGATGGCGGGGATTACGATTTGGACGGCGATCCCACTGGGCCATTTCCAGCCATGCAGTGGACAGTGCAAAAGTTCAAGCTGACAGATGCTCGCTTGGATACGGCGGAACACGCCAGGCAAGCCCTGACCATCTACGACGCGGCCCTCAGGCAAGTGACCAGCGCTCGTGCTGCCGTGGGGGCGGTGCAGTCGCGCTTTGAATCAGTCATTGCCAATATCGACATCGCTTCAGAAAACATGGCGGCATCGCGAAGCCGCATTGTGGATGCTTACTATGCAGTGGAAACAGCCAAGCTGGCTCAGCAGCAAATCCTGCAGGATGCCGGTACCGCCATGCTAGCCCAGGCGCATTCGGTCGTGGCTGAGCAAGCGTTGGCATTACTCAAAGACGTGTAG